The genomic DNA CACTTCTCAGGGTCATCCACCTCCCTCATTACGAGGATGGTTGCAACTCCCTTTGAAGTATCCCTCCAACCCTGTAGTTCCTCAGCCAGTACAGGGAGTCAATGTTTTTACCGATGCTACCAAACACCatagagcatctatttatattccagaCAAGAAGATATTGAAGGTGCTACAAACCCCATATACCTCAgctcaaaagaatgaattgcaggCCATTGTGATAGCCTTAGAACTGTGTGCTTATGAGCCTTTTAACTTAATCACTGATAGCTATTACTGCTTTGTCTTATTGCAACAGCTAGCTCTAGCAgatctttctttgtccaattctgcaGTCATAGATCTTTTACTCCAAGCACAACGGTCTCTCCTACACCGCTCTGACCCCCTCTAtgtcttacatgtcagatctcatgTGTCCACTTCTGGCCCAATATACTCAGGGAATGCCATAGCTGACTCGGCTCTCCTTGACCCTGAtatcaaaagtgagatagtcatgTATGCAGATCCTTCTATTGTTCATGACACATTTCATCTCCCAGCAAAAACACTTGCACGGCTTTATGGTCTTCCTAAGGAAGAGGCACGTCGCATTGTCCGACAATGCAGGCATTGTGTCCCTTTCCGCCCTGCCCCGCTTGTACATGCCACCAACCCCCGGGGCCTGGCCCCTAATGAcatttggcagatggatgtcacccactttcaggccagcctgattcatgtcactgtggacactttttctaactttattatggcCACTTTGCAGCCTGGTGAGGCTGTACGCCATGTGATAGCTCATTGCCTTCACTGCTTTGCCACCCATGGGATACCTCGGTTGTTAAAAACCGACAACGGCCCGGCCTATACCTCCTCTGCTTTTGCTCGCTTCTGCCACCAATTCGATGTCACTCATGTTACCGGTATCCCTTACAACCCCACCGGTCAAGCCATCGTGGAGCGTGCCAATCAATCCTTGAAGCGcactctcattaaacaaaaagggggagtgcgtGGTAGGCTCACTGCAGCCCAGGTAGCAACAGCAGTATTCACTAGGAATTATTTGATTGATAATGAACAAGGCATCACCCCTGCCATGAAACAGATGCTGTCAACATCAACACAGACACAAAAACatgaacaacaaacacaaaaacatgatgaacaacaaacacaaaaacatgataaaaaagcACACTTGCAAAGTCCAACCACAGTTTggtggagagatgaggagggtCGTTGGCACGGCCCTGCACAGGTTAAGGTGTGGGGAAAGGGATTCTTATGTCTCCAAACAGGTGAGGGAACACGCTGGGTGCCCGTCAAATGGACCAGGGCCTATGAAGAGACGAAGGAAAAGATATCGGAGCAGAAGAAGGCAACGACCTAGCAGGACACGAAGAATTATGAAGACACAAGCTCCTGTATGGCTAAGTATCATGGGTTTGCTATGTGGATTGCAACCCGCCACCCCTCTTCCTTGGGGCAAGGGTGGGAAGTGGTACAATCTGACCTCTCCTATACGGAGGGCTGCTGATGAACGAGGAGAGACATATTGGGCTGTTGCGAGGGGAGTACCGTCCCTTCGTATAATGGGATGGGGGAGCCAGACAGTGCCATTAAAGTTGCATGGCAACGCCACCATTGTGCTGGGCTTACATGAACACGGTACATTACCTATACCGATGGAAAGACCATTAAAGAAGCCCCTCACCCTGCTCTCCATTACCACGCCTATTTGTGTGGTAGCCCGTCCTCCACACGGGCTATGGCCGGGTGGGAACACCTCCTCTTCCCCAGATAACGGAACCTCTGTTAAGAATCATTGTATACCCTTAGAGCCATACAACAGCACAGAAACTCCGAGGCCGATTCCGGACCTGAACAACCATACTGCTGCGGTTAATCTTTCATTCATGGCCATTGAGCAGCACCCTCCGGAGAATTCTAATTCCATAGTGCCTTTACATTCCCTACCACCCTGCCCAATAGGCCACCGTTCGCAAGTATTCATACCTACAGTACCCTGCTCCACGGGCATCCCAAGACTAGGACCACTTGGGCTACCTAACAACACTGAGTTATGGTTTTGGGATGGACAGCGGAACCACACCACGTACACCATGAGACCCTCTCCCACTCCTGTTGCCTTACCATATGGACAGATGCATCCTGACCTCTGGAAAATAGGAGTGGCCTTAGGAGGAGTGAACGCCTCTTTTCGCCTGTGGCCATGCCCTCGTAATGACGATGCCTGTCATGACTTTTCATTCCAACAATGGTATAATGTGTTTAAGACTCTTAACATCTCTTGCCATCAAACCAAGGACGGCACAGACCGCTTGTGCTACCGGCTGAGCGCCACCGCGCACACCCCTCCGGAcgctctcttccttctttgtccccctgctaacctgactattcaacTAAAGGGGGAGTCCGCTGGTTTACCCCTTTTTAACATCACTTGTACTGACCcgatttttacaaatgttttacgGTATAATCATACTGGGTATGCTGTGTTCCTAGCTGTATCCCCTCCCTACCAACTCCTACCTGTCAAAGCAGAAGATTTTGCGTTGTCCCCCGCTGATTCTTTGGTGAAAAAATTGTACCGTGCAGTGTTGGGGGAAAAGTTTTTACgtactaggagggatgggatcgGGGATGCTTTGAGTTTGGTGAACTTGGCTATTGAGATGTATGAGGAATGGCAGATCCAGGAACTAGAGAGTGAGGTGACTATGTTAGCTTCTACTATCCAAACATTCATAACAAACCAGGTCTCCCTCTGGCATTACCAGCAACATGTTGACTCCCTTCTACAGAAGCAAATAGGAGCATTGGAAACAACAGTCCTCTGGTTAGGGGATAGACTGGCCCTTATGGCAGGGTACATGAAACTTCAATGCCATTATAAGTATCAGCCTCTCTGTGTGCTTAATTTGCCTGTAAATATGTCACAGTTCCCATCAGACTGGGGTAGAGTTAAACAGGCATTACAGGGGGCGATGTTAGCCTACAACACCTCCAATGACATCCACCAATTAGATATGCTGATAGCCCAGCTCAACAACATTTCCTCCCATTTCAGAGCTGAGTGGGATGATCAAgaagactcctttctaaaatggttTACGGGTGCCCTCCACCTGAGATGGTTGTTTTCCTTCTTGCCGGCTGTAGGAATGTTTATTGTGATTTGTCTCTTTTTCCCATGTATCCTGAAACTattgttcttcatcttttctcgTTCTCTGGAGGCATTGAAGGCGGACCTTCTAGGCCCACGCCATCGCCGGGCTCGGGCAGCCCCTGTATGATTACTGACCGAACCGAGCCAGggtgctctgccccccccccataagcAGGTGGGGCGctaattgtgttaaacaaaaagggggagtttgtcgggggtcggccctgaccgcctgagtggataggacctccccgagagtgaggtcaggccaatctaaagaagatacggttccttaaggggagcagtggcttcacctggttggcctgtgtccattgctccaatcgggtggtaggtcctgccctcggggcggatcggggtggcagcccagaacgaaccccctatattagccatcaccctgagctattcgggggatccctctgcacctaataaaacatatgcctcctgaagaagtgtctgcctgagtccctcctcgctgatccccgggggagggaaaacaccagggacgcctgaagcagtgcccactgaggagctcactcggggtccggggaagaagaccccggacagtaAGTCTTTTGCATCTTTTGCATTTTCTGTGGGGTGAAATACAAGATGCCCCATAATGAATTTTCACTAATATTCTGAATATTTATATAGGAATTTGCCCCCATCTATGAAAGTCTACCTAAAAATGCCCATAAATcggggaatagctgaataagttgttgtatatgattgtgatggaatacaattgtgctctaagaaatgatgagcagaatgctctcataaaaatctgaaaagatttcAAGTGAAATGGACAGAAGAAGGAGAACACTAGagaataacagcaacattgtgtgaggatcaactatgatagacttagctgcTCCCAGCAATACAATGGTCCAAggcaattctgaaagatttaGGAAGAAAGGTGTTGCCCAtctccagtgaaagaactgatagagaTTGAATGCTGATTCAAGAtactctttctttattttttttatttgggaggTGAAGGGGGGGAGTTTTCTGTGTTATCTTtcacaattatattgaaatgaattttgcaTGActaaacatgtataacctatgtcgaATTGTTTAGCTTCTCAATGGTAAATGGTGGAGTGGAGTtggggagaaggagagaatttggaactcaaaattttaaaaacaaaaaaaagaatgtcaaaatttttttacatgcagtgaagaaaaaaatatattaaaggaaaaaaatgcctaAAAAAGATCAGCCTCCAGTCTTAGACCTGGGCTATTAAGGGCAAAGTCTTAGGCAGCCCTGGGCTATGGATAGcatctaagtcttttcttctcaacTAGAACATTAGTATGGATTGTCTTCACTCCTTCTACATCACTCCCAGGTCATAGAATGAGGTATATATAGGGTACATACCTGGTTGTCCCATCTTGCCATCCCTGGTTGGGATAAAGGTTAAGGGGAAGGCAGACAGTGCTACAAATTACTGGGTAAAGTCTCAAGctagaaaatgaaagatttaacAAGCTCAGAGGAAATAGGACAGTGAAATCTAAATAGAACACCAGAGGAATCAGCAGAGTCAGCAGTAATAACATGGTTGAAAGACCAAAGCCAGGAATTAACTAGTCGGGGAGTTACTAAATCCAGAACTCTAGGAAAGAAAGCTCAGTATGACAGCATAGGAAGCAGTTCAAAAGTCAAGGGAATCCAAGGTTGGTCAGTCAAGAAAACAGTTTCAAATAATGGTGATTTTTCCTTCTATACTGGATTAACCCAAGGAAGcaaaacaaatgaggaaaaacatTGTAGTCAAGTCCAAACCCCATTCCACCCCCCCTTGCCCTAGTTGGCTAAAGGTACCACTAATAAGGCCTTAGGTTTTAATAGATGcttcttgacttgacttgacttgattATAAGGAACATATTTGACTGAATTGCCAAAAGGGATATAGAAGTGGCAACAGTAATCAGAAAACTGAAATGATTCTGGCAGTATACCATTCTGGTGCTGAACTCTTCAAATTAGAATAAACCTAGCACTGTCACACTTGATAGTCATTTATACTAAACACCTTTATTAGTTTTGCTATGTAATGAAAAGCATAATACATGCCATATTCAAGTCAGAAGtcatttttcaactttttcataaatatttgcaaTCATAATGAATAGCAATATGTAGAAGGTACATACTTGACCAAACCCAAGAGTCATATCTTTGTTAGAAGtcatttttcaactttttcaaaaatatttgtaaccaCAATGAATAGCAATATATAGAAGTTACTAACTTGACCAAACAGAGTGGCCCACACTAGAGTCTTCCAAGCATAAGATAGGGATATTTCAAAACTGGGAAAGCTAACATTCAATTACATTTGAGTTTACATAGAAATCactattttgttcagtcattttcaatcatgtccaactcttcatgatcctgtttggagttttgacatttccttctctaactcattttacatatgaggaaagtgaggcaaataggttaaatttgaccaaagtcacacaaagataagtgcctgagaccagatttgaactcaggataattagtctttctgactccaggtctggcaagTTTATCCATTGCAACATCTAGCTGTCCTAGAAATCACTGTTTAAAACTGGCTTAAATTGTTTTGAAATAGAAAAGACAAATCTTGTCTTTCTTAGTTCTACACAAGAATGCAGAATtctcaaggggaggggggacagagaaagggaaggagagaggggggaaataagggggaaataacaaa from Macrotis lagotis isolate mMagLag1 chromosome 4, bilby.v1.9.chrom.fasta, whole genome shotgun sequence includes the following:
- the LOC141522440 gene encoding uncharacterized protein LOC141522440; the encoded protein is MKRRRKRYRSRRRQRPSRTRRIMKTQAPVWLSIMGLLCGLQPATPLPWGKGGKWYNLTSPIRRAADERGETYWAVARGVPSLRIMGWGSQTVPLKLHGNATIVLGLHEHGTLPIPMERPLKKPLTLLSITTPICVVARPPHGLWPGGNTSSSPDNGTSVKNHCIPLEPYNSTETPRPIPDLNNHTAAVNLSFMAIEQHPPENSNSIVPLHSLPPCPIGHRSQVFIPTVPCSTGIPRLGPLGLPNNTELWFWDGQRNHTTYTMRPSPTPVALPYGQMHPDLWKIGVALGGVNASFRLWPCPRNDDACHDFSFQQWYNVFKTLNISCHQTKDGTDRLCYRLSATAHTPPDALFLLCPPANLTIQLKGESAGLPLFNITCTDPIFTNVLRYNHTGYAVFLAVSPPYQLLPVKAEDFALSPADSLVKKLYRAVLGEKFLRTRRDGIGDALSLVNLAIEMYEEWQIQELESEVTMLASTIQTFITNQVSLWHYQQHVDSLLQKQIGALETTVLWLGDRLALMAGYMKLQCHYKYQPLCVLNLPVNMSQFPSDWGRVKQALQGAMLAYNTSNDIHQLDMLIAQLNNISSHFRAEWDDQEDSFLKWFTGALHLRWLFSFLPAVGMFIVICLFFPCILKLLFFIFSRSLEALKADLLGPRHRRARAAPV